The window caaggttctgtttgatacttagatagatgtcagggagtattaattttcccaaagcatgtggtccgaggagccaggcatagctaaggttctatttgatACTTAGAACAATGAATAAAagatattaatttacctaagatATGTGGTTCGAGAagtcaggcatgaccaaggttctgtttgatacttagataggtgtcaaggagtattaattttcccaaagtatATGATTCGAGGAGCCAGACATAGCTAAAGTTCTGTTGAATACTTAGAACAATGaataaaagatatcaatttactcaaggtatgtggtccgaggagccagacatgaccaaggttctgtttgatacttagatagatgttagggagtattaattttcccaaagtatgtggtctgaggagccaggcataactaaggttctgtttaatacttagaacaGTGATTAAGatatatcaatttacccaaggtatgtggtctaaggagccaggcatgaccaagattTTGTTTGATATTTAGATAGATGTCagggagtattaattttcccaaagcatgtggtccgaggagccaggcatagctaaagttctgtttaatacttagaacaGTGaataaaagatatcaatttacctaaggtatgtggttcgaggagtcaggcatgactaaggttctgtttgatacttagataggTGTCAAGGAgcattaattttcccaaagtatatggttcgaggagccaggcatagctaaggttctgtttaatacttagaacaGTGaataaaagatatcaatttacccaaggtatgtggtccaaggagccaggcatgaccaaagttctgtttgatacttagatagataGCAAAAATGCATGACATGTAACATAATAAACCCAAATAGGGTGAAGAAAAacttcattaataataatatcttctaaGGTTGTGTACATTCCAGGGGTGTGATACAGTCTTTTCCTCCAGATCCTCAAGATAATAAGCACCTATTCCAGCTACTGAGGTGATACGATATGACCCTTCCTAGTTGGGACCCAATTTTCCCCATGCTGGGTTCTTTGCGGTTCTTATAACCTTTCTCAAAACCAAGTCTCCAACTGTTATTGGCCTTAGCTTTACGTTGGCATCAAATccttgcttgagcttgtgttggtaGTAGGCCAATTGGACCATGTCATTCTCTCTACTCTTTTCAATTAAGTCTAAGCTTTTCTCCAACAGCCCATCGTTGCTGCCCGGAGTGAAAGAACTTGTTCTCAGCGTAGGGAATCCAGTTTCTAAAGGAATAACAGCCTTAGCCctataagtcattgaaaaggagGTCTCCCTAGTGGACCTATGAGGAGTAGTTCGATATGTCCAGAGGACATGTGGcaactcttccacccattttccttttgtaTCGTCCAATCTCTTTTTAAGTCCACCTATTATGACCTTATTGATAGCCTCAACTTGTCCATTCCTTTATGGATAGGCCGGAGTGGAATACCTGTTCTTTATTCCCAGATCATAACAGTATCTTTTGaaagctttactatcaaattgaaatcCATTGTTCGAGATGAGGGTGTGTGGGATTCCAAATCGTGTGACAATGTTTTTCTAGACAAATCTtttggcatccacgtccctgataTTTGCCAGTGGTTCAACTTtaacccacttggtgaagtagtctgTGTCGACCAACGAATATCTCTTATTCCCTGCTGCCTTAGGGAAAGGGCCTACAATATCTAACCCCCACTGaacaaaaggccaagggctagatAGAGGGTTGAGGACTCCTCCTAGTTGATGAATGTTTGGCACAAATCTTTAAtattggtcgcacttcttcacatattcctgTGCTCctttctgcatatttggccaccaataaccTTGTGTGAGGGCCCTATGAGATAAAGATCTGCCCCCcgtgtggcttccacaaatcccttcatgtaattcTTCTAGGAGCAACTCAATTACTTCAGGGTGTACGCATAGTAGGTACGGGCCAAAGAAGGATCTTTTGTACAACTTTTGGTTCTCGGATAGCCAAAATTGAGGAGCTTCGCTCTGTATCTTGTCGGCTTCGAACTTACTCTCAGGAAGAACATCGTTCTTAAGGAATAGCACAATAAGGTCTATCCAGCTAGGCCCCACCCTTATTTGGTGAACATGAACCACATTCCTTTTCGCTTCGGAGGGTTTGCATAAGTCCTCCACAAGGATTACCCGAGGTAAGCTATGTGCCGAGGAGGTTGCCAATGTGGCAAGAGAGTCCGCATGTGTATTTCTACTTCTAGGAACTtgtgataaaataaaagattcaAATTTAGGTTGTAAGTGTCTAACTTGGTTCAAATATTCCTGCATTCTAGGATCTCTTGCTTCCAGTTCTCCCTGGACTTGGCCTACAACCAACCTTGAGTCAGAGAATATCTCCATTGCTTTTCCACCCATTTTTTGAACCATAGTCATCCCTACCAACAGAGCTTCGTATTCAGCCTCATTGTTTGTGGCTGAGGATCCCAGTTTCAAGGATTTCTCAATTGTGATCTTTTTCGGGGATACTAGAACTAGCTCCACCCCAGATCCTCTATGATTAGCTGCACTATTAATGTAGACCTTCCGGGATAAAGGCTCTTGCAAGGAGATTAtaccaaccgattttccatccatgttttgCTCCTCTAATCTATCTACTAATGGGGTCTCGGCAAACTCAGTCACCAGGTCAGCGAGGACCTGACCCTTgacagaggtgcgaggcatataTTTGATATCGAAAGCCTCTAGGATCGTGCCCCATTTTGTAATTCTCACTATGTAGTCAACACTCCGAAGTAGGAATCTGAGCGGGAGCTGAGTCAAGACAACAACTGTGTGTGATtggaaatagtgggggagcttacGTGTACCATGCACCACTACCAGAATGGCCTTCTCAAGTGGCAAGTatcagaccttggcttcatgtagtgacttgctcacgtAATAGACTGGCCTCTGAACACCACTATCAACTCGTACTAGCACCAAGCTCACTATGAGGGAGGCCACCATGATATAAGCAAACAAAACCTTATCCACCTTGAGTCTTGACATGATGGGTGGCCGAGACAAATACTCTTTCAACTGCTGGAGAGCCAATACACACTCTTCAGTCCATtcaaaccccttccacttgttcaacaattgaaaaaaaggCCTACACCTGTCTACTGACCGAGAGATGAATCGGTTTAAAGCAGCGGTCATATCCAtaagcttctggacctctttgggattccgaggtggtTATAGATTGTTAATCACCTTAATCTGGTCGGGGTTGACTTCTATCTCGCGGTGTGTGACCATGTAGCCCAAGAACTTCTCAGATCCGATGCCAAAAGAATACTTGGAAGCATTAAGTTGTAGCTTATGTTTCCTCAAGATATCAAAGATATTTCTGAGGTCATTTACATGCTCGGACTCTACCTTGCTCTTTACCATCATATCATCGAtataaatttcaatgttttttccTAACTGTAGCTCAAACATCCTGGTTATCATCCTCTGTTACAGAGGTAGCCCATGCATTCTTCAAATCAAAGGGtatcaccttgtaatgataaTTTTCAATAAGAGTGACAAAGGTTGTCCTCTCTTGGTCATCCAAAGCTAAAGGTATCTAATGGTACCCTTaaaaggcatccaaaaaactcatccaaGGATGGCCCACCGTCGCGTCCACCAGCTGGTCAATccgaggcatagggaaagggtcctttgggcaggccttgttcaagtctgtaAAATCTACACATACGCGTCACTTCCCagtcttcttctttaccactacAGTGTTAGCCAACcattcaaggtaaaaaacctctttaatagccccagCCTGCTTAAGTTTCATCACCTCGTCCTTGATAGCATCAGAGTGTTCCTTGGATGAGTGCCGAGGTGGTTGCTTCCTGGGGGTGAAAGATGGACTGACATTCAAATGGTGGCAAATGAAGCTCAAATCCATCCCCGGAACTTTGTAAGCATTCCAAGCGAATACATCAACATTCCTCTTGAGAAATATCACTAACTCCTCTTTCTCCTGAGGCGGTAGCTAAGCTCTAACTTGAAAAAACTTTTCTGGATCATCACCTACAACAAATTTCTCTAAATcttcacatttggcctcctcGACTGGCCCCTTTGCAGGTAATTCTAGAGACTTTGATTACTATAAACCTTCCTTAACCGAGCCAAGGACTTAGCTGCTGGCTGATGCAAAATTGCAGACAGAAGGCACTGCCTAGCCATGGATTGGTTCCCTGCCAGCTCCTCAATCCGATCTCCTAACGGATACTTCACCTTCTAATGCAGAGTTAAAGAAACAACACCCAAGGTAAGAAGCCAGGGTCTGGCCACAATggctgtgtagggggagtatgcatccaccactatgaagtccacttccactaccTCTAAGCCGGCCTATACAGGCAACCTAATTTGGCCCTTCGGGGTAACAAGCTTCCCATCAAAACTTACCAGAGGTGAATCGTAGGTTGTCAGGTCTTCAGGTTTTAAGTTTAGTCCTCTGTACAAGTCAGGATACATGACTTCTACACAACTGCCCTGGTCTATCATtactctcttcacatcataccccctATTCTAAGGGTAACCACCAAAGCGTCATCATGTGGTTGGATGGTTCCAATCATGTCTTCATTTGAGAAACTCAGCGATGGTTGGACCTCCACTCTAGCTCTCTTCGACTCAGGGTTAGCGTCCTCGGTTGAATGCCTAGCTACAGACATCACCCTAGAAGGGTGAGAACCGGTTCTCCTGGGTGCCGCAAAGATGACATTGATTGTGCCTAACGGAGGCCTTAAAGGAGCATCCCCCTGAGcaggggcgtagccaggaatTTTTACATTGGGGGGCCGATTCGAACCATGAAGGTTGAAATCGACGACGATGAGTATCATTGTTGTATGGAtagtctatatttttaggttgatatggacCTTCTTTGAGATAAGCTCGTcggatttcatcttgtttgttgatagggaattcacatatttgtttacgtgatcCTGGATCACAATCTATCTCTTCAGattgaattcttgaacatttAGAGGGGTCAAGGTGTTCATCAGGCATTGaagtatcaacatttgtttctacagccacaggtgtcctaatttctgaattgctaacatcttttttcttaaagaatgcatcaaattttttttttcatttgctcataattcttttagctttaagaatatgactcaaaaataaacctgaaaagaagtttaaaaaataaaattttaattagaaatttttacttagttatatggatgttttttattctcaagaaaaaaaaaatttccactataatttaaacatacaacccatttttaatacgactttaattaataataacccctcaagcaaaaacaaaaattaaacacacgAGTATTGGTACataacataaaccaaacaatttaacaacacCCACAGCCACATCCACAACGATATGATATCTAACTAATCAAAAATAGGtaataaatcaaaacaattttacctTAGAAACTTTGTCTTCACAAAGTGCAAAGATGGGTCACCCATGTGCAATGCCTACTGCCTCTGCCTGACTACCTCCAACTTTAGATCTTCCCTTCAAgactcatcacaaacaatctCTCCATGCCTTCAATCAtgtatttctctaaaaatctatgaaaatataaagagcatgtgaatatttaggtgtagatagttgagaaaataaaaaaaagacattaaaaAGAGATGAATGTTTAATGCTTAAGAAAGAGCAGAGAACTCACCAGTCACCAAGTAGTCACCAAGTTTCAAAACTAAAGctgatgaagaaagaaaaaattgatcaggatttttttttttggactgtGAGTACAGAGGACTGGAGTTTTGGGGGCTGGGAGGTAGGCAACGGTACCAGTGCAAATGAAAGTGTATCAaagaagacaaaacaaaagaaaaagaagtaaagaaatGGATTTTGTGGGTCAGTGGGTGGATTTTTTGAGATGAAGAGAgtgaagttttgtttttagtgtttggacTTGAGCGGGCCATCTTGTTTTATTTGGAGTACATAAGGTGATAAGACTTAAAACTAAAGCTGGGCTTGGGAGTATATTTGAGCTAGGCTTGAGAGAATAGTTGAGAATTGGgcatgggggggggggggccggCTGTCCAATATTGGGGGGGGCCCAATTTTATTTCTACCTACTCtaatggaatatatatatatatatatatattttcaggGGCCGGGGCCCCCCTAAGCCACtatgtggctccgcccctgcCCTTGAGCCCCTGATCTTAACTGCTCTCCTTGTCCATTGGGCCGGTATAGAAATTGTTACAACCTTCCCTCTTGCACCAGTTGCTCAAGATGGTTCCATAGTGTTCTGCAGTCCTCGGTGGTATATCCCTGCTcttggtggtattggcaatgaAGGCTCTGGTTGCGTCTCAAAGGGTCTTCActcatcttgttcggccatttgaagtatggctcattttttattttctccaaaatttgaTGCACTGGTTCTCGAAATATGGTGTTAACCACTTGAGAAATTGCAGGCCCAGATTGCCCAGCAAAATCCCTCCGGGATCTGTCATTGTTGTAACAGTCTGACTTGAAATCCCTTCTctcttgagggataaccttGCTATCTTTTTTACCCTACtgctgggcctccttaactctCTTATATTTATCAATTCGATCCATGAGCTAGCAGATACTAGTAACAGGTTTCCCAGTCAAAGACTTCCTTTAGCTATGCTCGGCAGGTAGGCCAAGCTTGAAAGTGCTGATGGCTACATCATCAAAATCACCATCTATCTCGTTGAACATCTCTCAATATCTATCTGAATATATTTTCAGGGTTTCTCCCTCTCTCATGGACAGGGATAACAAGGAACCTAAAGCCGAGCAACCCTGTTGCACGTAATGAAACGGGATCCAAACGCCTGAGTGAGTTCCTTGAAGGAATCGATGGAACCTGCCCTCAAACCgtcaaaccacctcatcgctATAGGCCCTAGGCTGGATGGgaataccttgcacatcaaggcttcattcTTGGAATGTACAACCATCCTTTGATTGAAGTGGCTAACATGCTCGACATGGTCTGTTTTGCCATTATACATGGTGAATGTGGGTTGAGTGAACCGCTGAGGAAGTCTTCCTCCCTCAATCCAGCGCCTGAAAGGTGACTTGAAAATTTGGTTGAGTGCTTTACTCATAGTGTCATTTCCTATGCCTCCCGAAGATGAATTTCTGTTTCTGCATCATGGCGGTAATTTTCATCATATGAGAAAGACTCGTTGGGGGGAGTCCTTGACCTTTGTCTATAGTCAGCGTCCTTCTCATCATCATCGGAGTAATCAGAGTTGGAAAGAGTTTGCCTTCTATATTTGTGGCGTAAGCTTCTCTTTAGGTGATCAATTTCCTTCTGCATGGCTTTGGTATCTTTCTCCTAGGAGAGATGGCTACCACCCTGAGAATGACTTTTACTAGTATGGGTAGTACGTACACTCCTCTCCCGGTCTCTCTTTTGCTCAAGTTCACGGAAGTGATCTTGACGTTGAGACCTCATGGATTCTGTTTGGTTTGAACTTGAACCTACCATAATTGGATGTCAAACTCACTATCATACCAGTAATTTCCACAGACGGCACCAGTTGTAAGGATTGGATTTAGATTCCCTAGCCCAAAGGTTGgtggacttaggcccaaaaagcccaaaacaatgaatttgtagagaagtgggttggaaaactaagTTATAATGAATTAGACTAACTAGAAAATAGGTttaaaggagaagaagatgtgAATGAGTAGGTTTATAATgaagaaaatcgtcctcggcaaagTCCGGGGAGATCTGTTCTTATGtatttctttcaagtttgattacaaagtTAGTTCTAGATGCTACAGtaattttcctctctttttcgATCCCTCAGTCTCATTGCCTCCTTTTTTTTATACTGTCTTCCCTTTCcatctccaccttccacgtGCATGTCAGACGGTCGAtattgatacttgtcccatcagcaaaAAGCATaatctccacattaatgcggccagagagttagctgtagtgcatttaatgcggaagCAGCGGCTTTCTCCTAGGATATTTTTAGGACTTCTTCCAGTTTGATCTCACTGCAATACATATCTGCACCAACGAAACTTCCTGGAACGTTACCCGAGACGACTGATAACCCCTCCAGTCCTCGGCATTGGTTAGCCGAGGATAGGCTTATCCTCGGCCCACCCTTTAAACTGTTATGACCCAGATTGATCTCTCTATTTACTATCGCAATCTCTTCTGACAAAGATATCTCATCCTCGGACAAAGCCTCATCCTTGGattgggccacaggcccaatatataaatagataaagAAGTTCTGGGCCCAATATCCCTACAGgagtatataataataggtaaagttgagagaaactcaaattagaattctaaattagagttccaattttgtgctatgtgtcctaaattatttattcttaaggagttttatttcttaattttagaataaaatgtaggaccatatcataaatattcatccaagggagttattaagtacaaaaaccaaagagtcttgaataaatgaatcgttaaaaaaaagtgcttcacaataatttaaaaaataaacatagacaatttacattttatacttaataatatccttacaaattttttttaaagagttaagaaaatataaaaatgattatcaatagtatttaaattttatatatatatatatatatatatataaattatattattcatcttattgtatatctttaagtatatatatgtatatgcatGGAGTTATAAGCTAGTTTGcataatgtgaaacaaaaagctaaaaactaatttatttattaaaaaataagttaatactTAGATTGTTTAAAATAAAGCCAAGATAAAgtttctccccaaaaaaaaaaaaaaaaaaagtgtcaagataaagaaacaaaaagcaaTAAACTTTTTGGCAAACGAATCATTTAATTTGCATTAAAGTTAGAATAATTCAGATTGCattaaatctctctctttttctctctttcattttaGGACTCGTAATTAATGAAGGaggaaagataaaaaatatatatttttttagaatattaaatattttaacacacacgaGAAGATGAGAGAATACCTTAAAAAACCTAATAGTAATGTATATTCAAAAGaacctgaaaaaaaaatgttattgaaTAGGCAAGTTAATATGACAAGAAataaatatttcaacatgaCATGTTATTAGAgcatttttaagattttaaccAATAGATAGCATTTGCATCCGTAAAACGATTCTCATTGTTCACAAAAATGCGCAGgttctaattctttttttctaatcTTTTAATTATGTGTTGGGTATTGTGTTTTTGTTCTGGGTGAGTTGAGCATGGACCTCATTATcaaagaataaatttttaagATTACTTTAACATGATGTATTGTAAAGTAAAGTATGAAATGTAAGATgtatttttaagtgaaaatttaaaataaacaaaatacatttaaaaaatgcaaaaaaattttagacatctataatctaaaaaatatataacttttgTTAAGTTGAACTTTTgaacccaatatatatatatatatatatttaaattaggaatatgttttttttttttttttttttttttttatacttttgaaCCCAATATGTTTTTAAATTAGGAATATGTTAAGGGAATGTGAATGGCCTAATAGAAAGATTGAAAAGCACGGCAACAACTACCCCATTGTTCTCTTATCATGACTGGAAACACTGTGCCCCTACATCAAGACAAACGTCAATTGCATAATTACGGAGGTCATGATTGGTCTGGCTGTCCCAGAAAAcagcaaagtttttttttgagaaaacagcAAAGTACGACAAAATAATATGATAAAGTCAAGCTTAAAAGTAAAGTTATACATGTACagacctatcaaaaaaaagtaaagttatACATGTACAGatgtacttctttttttttaacaaatgataaactatttatttatttattttttcttcgtttttatgtatttatttattctaatcAAATGATaaactaatatattttatacaaatCTGGACCTGTGGtagattgaattcaaaatctTGTTCCACTAAAACTTTATGAGCATTATTATGAGTTCTGACTGTAGTAGCATTTCTTAACATAAACATAGGTGAGCTCGACTCCCCAttacaatttgaaaatttcttgGCAAAAGTTACACCTTTTGGCTACCAAAACTTTCTGAATTCTGAGTCTTTAACACTAAACAGTAATAATAAGATTATAGATCCCATGAATCCCAACCGGCAATCCAATTGAGCTTGAGCACCAACCAAGAGATCGGCCTAAGTTGAAGTTGTTGCATATCATATCTGGGATCATattcatataaaatattaagCAGATAAGGAAAATAGATGAAGCCCAATTGGGAGCTCAAGAATTGCTGCAACCATGATCAAGTTGTGTTTCTCATCACTGTCTCTGTCTGCGCTGTTGTCATACTAGcggtatctctctctctctttctctctcacttccTATTTCATTTTTGCTTCTCATTCTTCTTGGGCAAAATCTTGAACTACGTTGGATCAGTGAGACACCCATATTTGGTTAAAGAGCCTAATGGTTTATTCTTTGTTGCATTGTAGCAGAGAAGTTAGAACCCATTgatcaaaatctttttttttttcctttaatgggGTATGTTTTTGCCCCAAGGTTCCATTGATCAAAACTTTAAAGGGCGCCCATGTCACTATTAATTTCTGTTAATGTGCTTAACCCTTTCTTTGAATGGTGATGTTTTATTAAACTGCAAGTGGGTATTtatcaatttcaataaaattctgAGACCACCccctttttgtttcttgctagttatattttagttttgtttctttttacagaatcttttttaaagtttgaatctGGGATGGAAAATTGTTAATGAACTCAAAGACAAAACATTACTCTGAATGCGAATAAAAAATTGCTAAACAATCCTAGATAGATAATGTTGTTGTACTCTTTTGCTATGCAGTATAAAGCTCTATCTTATCATATGAAAGGCAATTCCACTTCAGTTCTGGATAATACACTTAACCCATGGGAATTGAAAAGTTGGAATTATAAAAGTAAATCCAAGTTATGTGGTTTTCTGAAAATTGGACTTGACTAAAAGTTCAGTCAGTTTTGAAACAGAGCCTATTTATGTAATTTGCTGTTAGACATTGGTACTTGCTGGTATGTAATTATCTTAGAATTTACTTTCTGAATGCTATGCTTAATGTGTGAATCTTTCTTATTGATGTAGTTGTGGAGAACATTTTTGCTGAAACCATTCAAGCTTGTCACTGTATTTCTTCATGAAGCGAGTCATGCTGTTGCGTGTAAACTTACTTGTGGCCACGTAAGAAGCTCACTTCTTTCCACATAATTTTATCTATGAATTTCCCAACACTCATGCAGTCATGGTGATATATTACAAAAGAAAACCTGGTTTTATAATGATgtattatatgtttttatttttaaaggagTTATTTGCTTCCGAAAATAACTAACTCTTCTATAGACTTAAGCAGCACAACTCTCATATCTAAAAGACGTAGTGTTTTAGTGTAAAGTAACACAGCAGGCTCTCCTTCAATGtcatacaaaattaaataaatggagGGACATCGACTTGCACAACCTTTATCCATTTACCAAAAACATTCATAGCAGTTGGCTTAAATGTCCAAGATTAAAGATGCCTTTTATTGATGCCCATGTAAACTCTTGATTTCATCGGCCGCTTTTCATACCTTTTAATGCTAGTAATAAATTTGGCACCATCAGTCTTTTATTGAGTTTCTAAGCCATGAAGTGGGAGAGGAGTAATTATAGGTGTCTTGGGATTTCTGGTAAAACATACTATTTCTGCTTAGGCCTTTTTGGACTGGGTATATGTATCTAGTTGCATGTATTGATCTTCTTttgatatgagaaaaaaatggctattttcattttaatttggtGGGATACCTCCTTAGTACATAATGACGACATCTTGACATAAGATATgccattatatttttaatactcTAGAAGAAGCCATACAAGTAAGGTCTTTTCTGGACCTTGGTGATTTTGTGGCTTAACAAAGCCTTCTGGTATCAATTTTTCTTGAGCATTGGGGTAAACATAGCATGGGAAGATTTTGAGCATCAACATCAACCATTTTGATTGTCAGCATGACAAAATCTGGTTCAATGCAGGTAGAAGGGATCAAGGTTAATGTAGATGAAGGTGGAACCACACAGACACGTGGTGGAGTTTACTGGTTAATCTTGCCTGCTGGATGTAATGTTACCTGTCCTTAATATATTTTAACTCTTATTTAATAGCAGATATTACTCCTATGCAACAGCTATGTAGAAGTGTTCAAATGCACGCTTTGCTGTGACATATTGTTTATCCATGATTAACCTgattcattttgttttgaatttaagttttagaatcTTTGGGTTCTATATATGTTGTTTCTCAGTGCAGTTTTCCAATAAATAATTGGTAATCATGCAATCTTCTCTTCTCACTGTTCCATTTTGTGGCATTCCAGATCTTGGTTCATCCTTCTGGGGaatggtcttgatacttgcatccACAAATCTTCTTACTGCAAGAATAGCTGCCGGATGTTTTCTTGCTGCACTACTTGTTGTACTTTTTGTAGCTAAAAATGTGAGCACTTATGAACACGTagattttctctttttgtttaatattcCATATGAATGCTGCTCTGCACTTATGAAGGAATTTGGATTTCACATGAAAACACAGTATTTCAAATGGTAGTTGAATGCAAAATTTGAAGTTGGGAACACATTGACAACAAAACATGGAAATTCCTGACATACTGAGGTTATTCT of the Quercus robur chromosome 10, dhQueRobu3.1, whole genome shotgun sequence genome contains:
- the LOC126704077 gene encoding uncharacterized protein LOC126704077 — its product is MIDQGSCVEVMYPDLYRGLNLKPEDLTTYDSPLKVKYPLGDRIEELAGNQSMARQCLLSAILHQPAAKSLARLRKEKEELVIFLKRNVDVFAWNAYKVPGMDLSFICHHLNVSPSFTPRKQPPRHSSKEHSDAIKDEVMKLKQAGAIKERMITRMFELQLGKNIEIYIDDMMVKSKVESEHVNDLRNIFDILRKHKLQLNASKYSFGIGSEKFLGYMVTHREIEVNPDQIKWKGFEWTEECVLALQQLKEYLSRPPIMSRLKVDKVLFAYIMVASLIVSLVLVRVDSGVQRPVYYVSKSLHEAKLPLRFLLRSVDYIVRITKWGTILEAFDIKYMPRTSVKGQVLADLVTEFAETPLVDRLEEQNMDGKSVGIISLQEPLSRKVYINSAANHRGSGVELVLVSPKKITIEKSLKLGSSATNNEAEYEALLVGMTMVQKMGGKAMEIFSDSRLVVGQVQGELEARDPRMQEYLNQVRHLQPKFESFILSQVPRSRNTHADSLATLATSSAHSLPRVILVEDLCKPSEAKRNVVHVHQIRVGPSWIDLIVLFLKNDVLPESKFEADKIQSEAPQFWLSENQKLYKRSFFGPYLLCVHPEVIELLLEELHEGICGSHTGGRSLSHRALTQGYWWPNMQKGAQEYVKKCDQY
- the LOC126702663 gene encoding uncharacterized protein LOC126702663, with protein sequence MKPNWELKNCCNHDQVVFLITVSVCAVVILALWRTFLLKPFKLVTVFLHEASHAVACKLTCGHVEGIKVNVDEGGTTQTRGGVYWLILPAGYLGSSFWGMVLILASTNLLTARIAAGCFLAALLVVLFVAKNWTLRGLCIGFILFLGVIWALQETTKVRILRYIILFIGVMNSLFSVYDIYDDLISRRVHSSDAEKFAEVCPCCNGVGWGVIWGLISFMFLCGAMYLGLVILS